The following coding sequences lie in one Gemmatimonadota bacterium genomic window:
- a CDS encoding energy-coupling factor transporter transmembrane protein EcfT has protein sequence MSGGLAARAHPFTAGSVSLAMVLLAVLVPAPNGPPLLYAAVCLVALLTGVGRAVRHGMLLAAPLWVLLFLMHGVLGEGPRIAAPWGGTLSATGMAWAVEQGSRLAAIVTASLAFARAFDPHRFLQAAIARRWPFSVAFLVVATLDAMSRFGEQATRLREAQRTRGLKVRGSIATRARAIPALVFPLLLASLTEADEQALALETRGLTAPGRRTALDPPADGALDRLVRWSALAVVLVTLWWRVMR, from the coding sequence GAGGCCTCGCCGCGCGGGCGCACCCCTTCACCGCCGGGAGTGTGTCGCTGGCGATGGTGCTGCTGGCGGTGCTGGTTCCGGCACCAAATGGCCCGCCGCTGCTCTACGCCGCCGTCTGCCTCGTCGCGCTCCTGACCGGCGTCGGGCGCGCCGTGCGGCACGGAATGCTGCTTGCCGCGCCGCTTTGGGTCCTCCTCTTCCTGATGCATGGCGTGCTGGGCGAGGGGCCGCGGATTGCCGCCCCGTGGGGCGGGACCCTCTCCGCGACCGGCATGGCATGGGCCGTCGAGCAGGGGAGCCGACTCGCCGCGATCGTCACCGCGTCGCTCGCCTTTGCCCGCGCCTTCGACCCGCACCGCTTTCTGCAGGCGGCGATTGCACGGCGCTGGCCCTTCAGCGTGGCGTTCCTGGTCGTCGCCACGCTCGACGCCATGAGTCGCTTCGGCGAACAGGCGACCCGGCTGCGTGAAGCGCAACGGACGCGCGGCCTCAAGGTGCGCGGATCGATCGCGACGCGCGCGCGCGCCATCCCCGCCCTGGTGTTCCCGTTGTTGCTGGCGTCGCTGACCGAGGCCGACGAGCAGGCGCTCGCGCTCGAGACCCGCGGACTCACCGCGCCGGGACGCCGCACGGCGCTGGATCCACCCGCTGACGGGGCCCTCGATCGGCTGGTCCGCTGGAGCGCACTCGCGGTGGTGCTGGTGACGCTCTGGTGGCGCGTGATGCGATGA